A part of Tigriopus californicus strain San Diego chromosome 10, Tcal_SD_v2.1, whole genome shotgun sequence genomic DNA contains:
- the LOC131888891 gene encoding uncharacterized protein LOC131888891, whose translation MCKMIANSHSDDSPTSSTPGDYNFLEMDLEEQLNTVDEKVKRVNKFVHELQSLSPVCEEAPDDLKEKQIFVRRIVQVSTEIQDAKDLILAICKPRVSVRQLELINSSTESEADAAIDPSVRFFGLDWQQIFGKCFSLSLNLQIFRTQAMDDECHLDLVLLNTILKDLTNVEVDVNSHCEAVLHGRLSKSQQLLIQQEQRRFSSLAPPNPAGLDHKVAKSRSFRDTTGQKKVRQVQRYKKNKTTDFNKLTPSITTGNISGQQNERDQKSIDKEWQEVLQEPRRKTSFIQNVSSIFKNIR comes from the exons ATGTGCAAAATGATCGCCAATAGCCACAGTGACGATTCGCCGACCAGCTCCACCCCTGGGGATTacaatttcttggaaatggaCTTGGAAGAACAACTCAACACAGTGGACGAGAAGGTCAAGAGGGTAAACAAATTCGTCCACGAACTCCAATCCTTGAGTCCCGTTTGCGAGGAGGCACCCGATgatctgaaagaaaaacag ATCTTTGTGCGGCGAATTGTACAAGTGAGCACGGAAATCCAAGACGCCAAGGACCTGATTCTCGCCATTTGCAAGCCTCGCGTCTCCGTTCGTCAACTTGAGCTGATCAATTCCTCGACGGAATCTGAGGCCGATGCCGCCATCGACCCCAGCGTCCGCTTCTTCGGCCTCGATTGGCAACAAATCTTCGGCAAGTGCTTCTCGCTCAGCTTGAACCTCCAGATCTTCCGTACCCAAGCCATGGACGATGAGTGTCATCTCGATCTCGTTTTGCTCAACACCATTCTCAAGGACCTGACCAACGTCGAGGTGGACGTGAATTCTCATTGTGAGGCCGTACTCCACGGGCGGCTCTCAAAATCTCAACAATTGCTCATTCAGCAGGAACAGAGGCGTTTCAGCTCCCTGGCCCCGCCCAATCCTGCCGGCCTGGACCATAAAGTGGCCAAAAGCCGAAGCTTCAGAGACACCACGGGACAGAAGAAGGTCCGACAAGTCCAACGgtacaaaaagaacaagaccACGGACTTCAATAAGCTCACCCCTTCCATCACCACCGGCAATATTAGTGGACAGCAGAACGAAAGAGATCAGAAGAGCATCGACAAGGAATGGCAGGAAGTGCTTCAGGAACCGAGGAGAAAGACGTCGTTCATCCAGAACGTGTCATCGATCTTTAAGAACATTCGATAG